From the Cupriavidus necator N-1 genome, one window contains:
- the ligD gene encoding DNA ligase D has translation MAKTTRPTAPQDPGKRRALAKAAGKHTGKRASTARPAARGAPAAKAAPAALDKYRRMRDFGATPEPAGGAARTRGKPRKRAGELSFVIQKHAARRLHYDFRLELGGTLKSWAVPKGPSLDPADKRMAIHVEDHPLDYAGFEGVIPAGHYGAGTVIVWDRGTWLPVGDAEAGYRAGKLKFELRGEKLHGHWTLVRMHGSRQKEQDAWLLIKERDETAVPASEFDVVEALPDSVLGGTQRKPAAKRAKTAQPPDEAAPDARSTAKSLKPPRGAPRAALPLALAPQLATLVEQPPSDAQAWHYEIKFDGYRLLARIAGKDVRLFTRQGHDWTSKLRALARDVGTLGPPDGWLDGEIVVLDKHGATDFQALQNAFDTARVEAIQYFVFDLPYFAGHDLRKVPLVERRALLRRIFAHNTSPRLQFSEDFEASPADMLEAACRMKLEGVIGKRADASYVSARTNTWIKLKCTLRQEFVVAGFTDPKGSRAGIGSLLLGVHDSGGRLRYAGNVGTGFDTRTLAALRTQLDALRTDSAPFESVPAGVKGHWVRPKLVAEVSFGSWTREGRVRHAVFHGLRTDKPARAVSVERPATPAAKGKPAPKAAKHTGTQPKAGTAAKRATAAGGKVAISHAGRVIDTASGLTKGDLVRYYERAAPLMLPHLRGRPIAMVRAPSGVGGEQFFQRHGDTLRVDGLNVLDSGLWPGHPALLEIASAEALVSAAQLNVVEFHTWNASKRSLDRPNRIVFDLDPGEGVPWAQMQEAATLMKALLDELGLASFLKTSGGKGLHVVVPITPRAGWDEVKAFAHDVVRHVAKTIPQRFVAKSGPRNRVGKIFIDYLRNGVGATTAAAFSARARPGLGVSMPVWWEELDTLQGAAQWTVANAGPRLDALAADDPWADYADTRQAITRAAARLARTG, from the coding sequence ATGGCCAAGACCACGCGACCGACAGCGCCACAGGATCCAGGCAAACGCCGCGCCTTAGCAAAAGCCGCCGGCAAGCACACGGGCAAGCGCGCCAGCACGGCGCGCCCGGCGGCACGCGGCGCGCCAGCCGCCAAGGCCGCCCCCGCTGCGCTCGATAAATACCGCCGCATGCGCGACTTCGGCGCCACGCCGGAGCCCGCCGGCGGCGCCGCGCGCACCCGCGGCAAGCCGCGCAAGCGCGCCGGCGAGCTGTCCTTCGTGATCCAGAAGCACGCGGCGCGTCGGCTGCACTATGACTTTCGCCTTGAGCTTGGCGGCACGCTGAAAAGCTGGGCCGTGCCCAAGGGCCCGAGCCTGGACCCTGCCGACAAGCGCATGGCCATCCATGTCGAGGACCACCCGCTGGACTACGCCGGCTTCGAGGGCGTGATCCCGGCCGGCCACTACGGTGCCGGCACGGTCATCGTCTGGGACCGCGGCACCTGGTTGCCGGTGGGCGATGCCGAGGCCGGCTACCGCGCCGGCAAGCTGAAGTTCGAGCTGCGCGGTGAAAAGCTGCACGGCCACTGGACCCTGGTGCGCATGCACGGCAGCCGGCAGAAGGAGCAGGACGCCTGGCTGCTGATCAAGGAGCGCGACGAGACCGCCGTGCCGGCATCGGAGTTCGACGTGGTCGAGGCCTTGCCGGACAGCGTGCTGGGCGGCACGCAGCGCAAGCCTGCGGCAAAGCGCGCAAAGACCGCCCAGCCGCCTGACGAAGCCGCACCAGATGCGCGCAGCACGGCGAAGTCCCTGAAGCCGCCGCGCGGCGCGCCGCGCGCGGCCTTGCCGCTGGCGCTGGCGCCGCAGCTGGCCACGCTGGTGGAACAGCCTCCGTCGGACGCGCAGGCCTGGCATTACGAGATCAAGTTCGACGGCTACCGGCTACTGGCCCGCATCGCCGGCAAGGATGTGCGCCTGTTCACGCGCCAGGGCCACGACTGGACCAGCAAGCTGCGTGCGCTGGCGCGCGACGTCGGCACCCTGGGCCCGCCCGACGGCTGGCTCGATGGCGAGATCGTGGTGCTCGACAAGCATGGCGCGACCGACTTCCAGGCGCTGCAGAACGCCTTCGATACCGCGCGCGTCGAGGCCATCCAGTACTTCGTGTTCGACCTGCCCTACTTTGCCGGCCATGACCTGCGCAAGGTGCCGCTGGTGGAGCGCCGCGCCCTGCTGCGCCGGATCTTCGCGCACAACACCTCGCCGCGCCTGCAGTTCAGCGAGGACTTCGAGGCCAGCCCTGCCGACATGCTCGAGGCAGCCTGCCGCATGAAGCTTGAAGGCGTGATCGGCAAGCGCGCCGACGCCAGCTATGTCAGCGCGCGCACCAATACGTGGATCAAGCTGAAATGCACCTTGCGCCAGGAGTTCGTGGTGGCGGGTTTCACCGACCCGAAGGGCAGCCGCGCCGGCATCGGCTCATTGCTGCTTGGCGTGCACGACAGCGGCGGGCGGCTGCGCTACGCGGGCAATGTCGGCACCGGCTTCGACACGCGCACCCTGGCTGCGCTGCGCACGCAGCTGGACGCGTTGCGCACCGATTCCGCGCCCTTTGAGAGCGTGCCGGCAGGCGTGAAAGGGCACTGGGTGCGGCCAAAGCTGGTGGCCGAAGTCTCGTTCGGCAGCTGGACCCGCGAAGGCCGCGTGCGCCATGCCGTCTTCCACGGCCTGCGCACCGACAAGCCCGCGCGCGCGGTGTCGGTGGAGCGGCCGGCAACGCCGGCAGCCAAGGGCAAGCCGGCGCCAAAAGCAGCAAAGCACACCGGGACACAGCCGAAGGCCGGCACCGCCGCAAAGCGTGCAACCGCCGCCGGCGGCAAAGTCGCGATCAGCCATGCCGGGCGCGTCATCGACACAGCATCCGGCCTGACCAAGGGCGACCTGGTGCGCTACTACGAACGCGCCGCACCACTGATGTTGCCGCACCTGCGCGGGCGTCCGATCGCGATGGTGCGCGCGCCGTCGGGCGTGGGCGGCGAGCAGTTCTTCCAGCGCCATGGCGACACGCTGCGGGTGGACGGCCTCAACGTGCTTGATTCGGGCCTGTGGCCCGGGCATCCCGCGCTGCTGGAAATCGCGTCAGCCGAAGCGCTGGTGTCCGCGGCACAGCTCAACGTGGTGGAGTTCCACACCTGGAACGCCAGCAAACGCAGCCTCGACCGCCCCAACCGGATCGTCTTCGACCTGGACCCGGGCGAAGGCGTGCCCTGGGCACAAATGCAGGAAGCCGCCACGCTGATGAAGGCGCTGCTCGATGAACTCGGCCTCGCCAGCTTCCTGAAGACCAGCGGCGGCAAGGGGCTGCACGTGGTGGTGCCGATCACGCCGCGCGCGGGCTGGGACGAGGTGAAGGCGTTCGCGCATGACGTGGTGCGCCATGTCGCCAAGACCATTCCGCAGCGCTTCGTGGCCAAGAGCGGGCCACGCAACCGCGTTGGCAAGATTTTCATCGATTACCTGCGCAATGGCGTCGGTGCCACCACAGCGGCGGCATTCTCGGCGCGGGCACGCCCGGGGCTGGGCGTGTCGATGCCGGTGTGGTGGGAAGAACTCGATACCCTGCAAGGCGCGGCGCAGTGGACCGTCGCCAATGCGGGCCCAAGGCTCGACGCCCTGGCCGCCGACGACCCATGGGCGGACTACGCCGACACCCGGCAGGCGATCACGCGCGCCGCTGCGCGACTGGCTCGCACCGGCTAG
- a CDS encoding hybrid sensor histidine kinase/response regulator, with protein sequence MKPHAANPAPLILNVDDREGPRYVKSRILHRGGYSVIEAASGHSALSLVRQHAPVLVLLAARLPDISGLEVCRLLKADPQTAHTLVLLTSPGLAQSRQRAELLNCGADGHLVEPAEPDEVLSRIQALLRLRGAEDAYHRTSRALHAHEDMFRQLAESLADVVWILDPAEPRLLFASPSLAAVCGDTPEQLVQAPRRCLEHVAPADRARVEAAFASMLGDGRLDIEFRLTRPDGELRDIRAQAFPVRSAEGAQADAGAPPSRIAGTCQDVTLQNRAERALHDEERRKDQFLAMLAHELRNPLAPLRSAADLLQQLSPSREDMFRARDIIGRQLHHLTRLVDELLDISRFNQGRITLREELVELRTALSTAVEAVRPTMEACGHTLRLSLPEQPLPVRGDLVRLTQIFSNLLQNAAAYTPAGGQIAVDASLEDSAADTAPDAASGGRVTVRVRDNGAGLSEALQRQLFDPLAPHDDGTQPEPLRSAFQQDGPGIGLTLVQKLVRLHGGTIRADSPGPGQGSTFTVTLPLEPWQKWHPGSGRAAPHRGVPRRIMVVDDNPDALEAMMMTLQTLGHTVVTAADGPSALARATDARPEVVLLDLGMPAMDGFETARRLRALPEMRGATLVALTGFGQPEDRRRALEAGFDQHLVKPADLDALTRLLDELSAGHP encoded by the coding sequence ATGAAGCCGCACGCCGCCAACCCGGCCCCGCTGATTCTGAATGTCGATGACCGCGAGGGGCCGCGCTACGTCAAGAGCCGCATCCTCCATCGCGGCGGGTATTCCGTGATCGAGGCCGCCAGCGGCCATTCGGCGCTGTCGCTGGTGCGACAGCATGCGCCCGTGCTGGTGCTGCTGGCAGCCCGCCTGCCCGATATCAGCGGGCTGGAAGTCTGCCGGCTGCTCAAGGCCGATCCACAGACCGCGCACACGCTGGTGCTGCTGACCTCGCCGGGGCTGGCGCAATCGCGCCAGCGCGCAGAGCTGCTGAACTGCGGCGCCGACGGCCACCTGGTCGAGCCTGCCGAGCCGGACGAGGTGTTGTCGAGGATCCAGGCGCTGCTGCGGCTGCGCGGTGCTGAGGACGCCTATCACCGCACTTCGCGGGCACTGCATGCGCATGAAGACATGTTCCGCCAGCTGGCCGAATCGCTGGCCGACGTGGTGTGGATCCTCGACCCGGCCGAGCCCCGCCTGCTGTTCGCCAGCCCCTCGCTCGCCGCGGTGTGCGGCGATACACCCGAGCAGCTGGTGCAAGCGCCGCGCCGCTGCCTGGAGCACGTGGCCCCGGCCGACCGGGCGCGCGTGGAAGCGGCCTTTGCCAGCATGCTGGGCGATGGCAGGCTGGACATCGAGTTCCGCCTGACGCGCCCGGACGGCGAGCTGCGCGATATCCGCGCGCAGGCGTTCCCGGTGCGCAGCGCGGAAGGCGCGCAGGCCGACGCCGGCGCGCCGCCGTCACGCATTGCCGGCACCTGCCAGGACGTGACGCTGCAAAACCGCGCCGAACGCGCGCTGCACGACGAGGAACGGCGCAAGGACCAGTTCCTGGCCATGCTGGCGCATGAACTGCGCAATCCGCTGGCGCCGCTGCGCAGCGCCGCGGACCTGTTGCAGCAGCTCTCGCCCTCGCGCGAGGACATGTTCCGCGCGCGCGACATCATCGGCCGGCAGCTGCACCACCTGACGAGGCTGGTGGATGAGCTGCTCGACATCTCGCGCTTCAACCAGGGCCGCATCACGCTGCGCGAGGAGCTGGTGGAACTGCGCACCGCGCTCAGTACCGCGGTGGAAGCCGTGCGCCCCACGATGGAGGCCTGCGGCCATACGCTGCGCCTGTCGCTGCCCGAGCAGCCCCTGCCGGTACGGGGCGACCTGGTGCGCCTGACGCAGATCTTCAGCAACCTGTTGCAGAACGCCGCAGCCTACACGCCCGCCGGCGGCCAGATCGCCGTCGATGCCAGTCTTGAAGACAGCGCGGCGGACACTGCGCCCGATGCCGCGTCCGGTGGCCGCGTTACCGTGCGCGTGCGCGACAACGGCGCCGGCCTGTCAGAGGCGCTGCAGCGGCAGCTGTTCGATCCGCTGGCCCCGCACGACGACGGCACCCAGCCAGAGCCGCTGCGCAGCGCGTTCCAGCAGGACGGTCCCGGTATCGGCCTGACGCTGGTGCAAAAGCTGGTGCGCCTGCATGGCGGCACAATCCGCGCCGACAGCCCCGGCCCCGGACAGGGCAGCACCTTCACGGTGACGCTGCCGCTGGAGCCATGGCAGAAGTGGCACCCAGGCTCCGGCCGCGCTGCGCCGCACCGCGGCGTGCCGCGCCGGATCATGGTGGTGGACGACAACCCTGACGCGCTCGAAGCCATGATGATGACGCTGCAGACGCTCGGCCATACGGTGGTGACCGCCGCCGACGGCCCCAGCGCGCTGGCGCGCGCCACCGACGCCCGTCCGGAGGTAGTGCTGCTGGACCTGGGCATGCCCGCCATGGACGGCTTCGAGACCGCGCGCCGGCTGCGCGCGCTGCCCGAGATGCGCGGCGCCACGCTGGTGGCGCTGACCGGCTTCGGCCAGCCCGAGGACCGCCGCCGCGCGCTGGAAGCCGGCTTCGACCAGCACCTGGTCAAGCCAGCCGACCTGGACGCGCTGACACGGCTGCTGGACGAACTCAGCGCGGGCCACCCCTAG
- the ku gene encoding non-homologous end joining protein Ku — MSRIIWKGAITFGLVNIPVVLRPASRSQTLDLDLLDVRDMAPVGYQRINKSTGKPVDKEHIVKGYQYAKDEYVLLNEEDFRQANVEATQTVDIVSFVDAQSIPPYYFDTPYYLEPDKRGERGYALLHETMRRTGRAALALVVLRARQHLAAMLVHGDALVLNTMRFADEVLPISELRLPKAATGKPTGAHAREIEMATKLVDDMSEDWEPEQYRDSYRDDLMARIEEKIDSGKTHQLTPPAAEEEAPRQGAKVIDMVALLRQSLGQRGKEDKEGAAPARRKTPARHAAASKQPAAKRAATPPAKRASTAAKTKRAPAKRESHAPAARKSAGTTRRKHAA; from the coding sequence GTGTCACGCATCATCTGGAAAGGCGCCATAACCTTTGGCCTGGTCAACATCCCGGTGGTATTGCGGCCCGCGTCGCGCAGCCAGACGCTGGACCTGGACCTGCTGGACGTGCGCGACATGGCGCCGGTGGGCTACCAGCGCATCAACAAGAGCACCGGCAAGCCGGTCGACAAGGAACATATCGTCAAGGGCTACCAGTACGCCAAGGACGAATACGTGCTGCTGAACGAGGAAGACTTCCGCCAGGCCAATGTCGAGGCCACGCAGACGGTGGATATCGTCAGCTTTGTCGACGCGCAGAGCATCCCGCCGTACTACTTCGATACGCCCTACTACCTCGAGCCCGACAAGCGCGGCGAGCGCGGCTACGCGCTGCTGCATGAAACCATGCGCCGCACCGGGCGTGCCGCGCTGGCGCTGGTGGTGCTGCGCGCCCGCCAGCACCTGGCCGCGATGCTGGTGCACGGCGACGCGCTGGTGCTCAACACTATGCGCTTTGCCGACGAGGTGCTGCCCATCTCTGAACTGCGCCTGCCCAAGGCAGCCACCGGCAAACCCACCGGCGCGCACGCGCGCGAGATCGAGATGGCCACCAAGCTGGTCGACGACATGAGCGAAGACTGGGAGCCGGAACAGTACCGCGACAGCTATCGTGACGACCTGATGGCGCGCATCGAAGAAAAGATCGATTCCGGCAAGACCCACCAGCTGACCCCGCCTGCGGCAGAGGAAGAAGCGCCGCGCCAGGGCGCCAAGGTCATCGACATGGTGGCGCTGCTGCGCCAGAGCCTGGGCCAGCGCGGCAAGGAAGACAAGGAAGGCGCCGCGCCCGCGCGCCGCAAGACCCCTGCGCGGCATGCCGCCGCCAGTAAGCAGCCCGCTGCAAAGCGGGCTGCGACCCCGCCTGCCAAGCGCGCCAGCACTGCCGCCAAGACCAAGCGCGCACCGGCCAAGCGCGAGTCGCACGCGCCGGCCGCGCGCAAGAGTGCAGGCACTACGCGCAGGAAGCACGCGGCTTAG
- a CDS encoding BON domain-containing protein, with translation MRFSRIPARTVRMVCVAAALAAAGSALALDKSGLILVAADNTPAAPVNSAPGMPGRADPDRGAASDMSVDKTKRAVEDSAITTKIKTKLLTTKDLKSTAIHVKTQQGTVDVSGTVPSQQQHDMALDAIRSVEGVTSVNDNLKVSSR, from the coding sequence ATGCGTTTTTCCCGAATCCCCGCGCGCACGGTGCGGATGGTCTGTGTTGCTGCGGCGCTGGCGGCGGCCGGCAGCGCGCTGGCGCTCGACAAGAGCGGCCTGATCTTGGTTGCGGCGGACAATACCCCTGCGGCGCCCGTCAATTCCGCGCCGGGCATGCCCGGCCGTGCCGACCCTGACCGGGGCGCCGCCTCGGACATGAGCGTCGACAAGACCAAGCGCGCCGTCGAGGACAGCGCCATCACCACCAAGATCAAGACCAAGCTGCTCACGACCAAGGACCTCAAGTCCACCGCCATCCATGTGAAGACCCAGCAGGGCACGGTCGACGTGAGCGGCACGGTGCCGAGCCAGCAGCAGCACGACATGGCGCTGGACGCGATCCGCAGCGTCGAGGGCGTGACGTCGGTCAATGACAACCTGAAGGTGTCGTCGCGCTGA
- a CDS encoding oxygenase MpaB family protein: MSSFTDPAAGRSAQPRRGPLNHLSTRLRERAGAHVRALTRSNSGLTLDYDNPPGDPGLFGPDAVCWRVHADFPAMLAGGVSALLLQTLHPLALAGVWDHSSFRTDMQGRLGRTAQFIAGTTYGSRADAMALIGRVRRIHAGVVGVAPDGRHYAASDPALLTWVHVAEVSSFLAGYLRYVGPLGSAEQDRYYDEVARIAEMLGAADVPRSRAEVTAYLEAMRPALLASERTSEVVRLVRKVPVANPLLQPAVRIMADAGIALLPPWARHQLDLDGPSIRRPAALAGMHVLAPALRWVLGAGLAARARRRVARGTATTAG; this comes from the coding sequence TTGTCCAGCTTTACCGACCCCGCCGCCGGCCGCTCTGCGCAGCCACGACGCGGCCCGCTGAACCATCTCTCCACCAGGCTGCGTGAGCGCGCCGGCGCGCACGTGCGCGCGCTGACCCGCAGCAATTCCGGCCTGACCCTCGACTACGACAACCCGCCGGGCGATCCCGGCCTGTTCGGGCCCGACGCGGTCTGCTGGCGCGTGCATGCCGACTTTCCGGCAATGCTCGCGGGCGGCGTCAGCGCGCTGCTGCTGCAGACGCTGCATCCGCTGGCGCTGGCCGGGGTCTGGGACCACTCCAGCTTTCGCACCGACATGCAGGGGCGCCTGGGGCGCACCGCGCAGTTCATCGCGGGCACCACCTACGGCAGCCGTGCCGATGCCATGGCGCTGATCGGGCGCGTACGGCGCATCCATGCCGGCGTGGTTGGCGTGGCCCCGGACGGGCGGCACTATGCAGCCTCCGATCCGGCGTTGCTGACGTGGGTGCACGTGGCCGAGGTCTCGAGCTTCCTGGCTGGCTACCTGCGCTATGTAGGGCCACTGGGCAGCGCCGAGCAGGATCGCTACTACGACGAGGTCGCGCGCATCGCCGAGATGCTGGGCGCGGCCGACGTGCCGCGCTCGCGCGCTGAAGTCACGGCCTACCTTGAGGCCATGCGGCCTGCGCTGCTGGCCAGCGAACGCACCAGCGAAGTGGTGCGGCTGGTGCGGAAGGTGCCGGTGGCCAACCCGCTGCTGCAGCCGGCGGTGCGCATCATGGCCGACGCGGGCATCGCCCTGCTGCCGCCGTGGGCACGGCACCAGCTCGACCTGGACGGCCCTTCGATACGGCGCCCGGCCGCACTCGCGGGCATGCATGTGCTGGCACCGGCGCTTCGCTGGGTGCTGGGCGCCGGCCTGGCAGCGCGTGCACGGCGGCGCGTGGCCCGCGGCACCGCCACCACGGCCGGCTGA
- a CDS encoding RNA chaperone Hfq, producing MKKKETRPRSPSRKQLQHQQFAAYNTSQAPVIVHLSNGARLQGLVLASDDYVVLLGRQPDDIRPTVVYKRAICLVTLANAPDAPVVAPDPAPAPDFLPIYIPRTRKRR from the coding sequence GTGAAGAAGAAGGAAACCCGGCCCAGGTCACCGAGCCGAAAGCAACTGCAGCACCAGCAATTTGCTGCATACAACACCAGCCAGGCGCCTGTGATCGTCCACCTGTCCAACGGCGCGCGACTGCAGGGCCTCGTGCTGGCGTCGGACGACTACGTGGTGCTGCTTGGCCGGCAGCCGGACGACATCCGGCCCACGGTGGTCTACAAGCGAGCCATCTGCCTGGTCACGCTGGCCAATGCGCCGGACGCGCCGGTGGTGGCACCGGATCCGGCCCCGGCGCCGGACTTCCTGCCGATCTACATTCCCCGCACCCGCAAGCGCCGCTAG